The sequence attaattgttcaaaGGTGGACCATTCAATTCGTGAAGCTGTCATGTATATGGTAGAAACGCGTGAAATATCTTCCTTTAATCCTACAAATCCTAAACGAAAAATCACACAAGTTGAGAATGATCAAACaactttgaataatttttatgaaaactCAGAATTAAGTAAAGAACGGAAGGAAGCTATTGATACAGTTCTTATCAAAGCTTTTGTATGCTGTGGTTTGCCATGGCATCTAATTGAACACCCGTTTATCATTGAACTGCTCAAGCAACTACGGCCAAATTATATTCCACCAGATCGGAAAACAATTGTTGATACTTTATTAACACAGGAAATTTTGCGAGTTAGTGTAAAATGTTATAAGTTACTTGATGCTGAAGATAATTTAACAttaggtaaattatttattgtaaatatatttttaattaaagtttgtattaataaaactttgttatattctttataataagcTTTAGATGGATGGACGAGTCCATCAGGCAAATCCCTTTGGAATTTCGTCATTCATCTTAGTAATGGGAGAGATCTTCTTTGGAAGATTGGAGATTTTTCTGGCGAAAGTCATACAGCTGAATTTCTTGTACAACAAATACAATTAGTTCTTGATGATATTGGTGTTCAGAAATTCGCTGGTATTGTTACAGATGCTGGATCAAATGTACATTCTGCACGAAATTTAATATCTGAAAAATTCCCACACATTATTAATGTCCGATGTATAGCCCATGCATTAAACTTAATCAcgaaagatttaataaaacatgaaTTTGCAAAACGAATAATTCAATGGTGTACAGTAATTGTTacctattttaaaaaatctcatAGACCCAAagaattactaaatttaaaaatcttagaaaaaaaaataggaggTGGAGGATTAAAAACTTACTTGGATACACGATGGACAACAGTTTATGAAATGTTAGAATCAATTTCTCGATTAGAAATTTGTCTTAAAGaagttattaatgaaaatcctAACGTTATTACAAGTGAAGCtgttaaaacaattattaatcgaaaaaaaggattttttaatGATGTTTCTGATTTGGCCAATATTATGAAACCTATTAAGGAAGCTATTCTTACTCTTGAAAGTAATAAAGCAACACTGGCTGATTGTTATTTCTCCTTGGCATATCTTGgtcaatcaattaataaaatacctgaagatgatcacatgatttttcgTCAACATgcaataaagatttttaacgAACGCTTTATATTATATGACTTTGATGAATACCTTTTAGCATATTATATTCATCCTGGATATAAAGGTGTGAAACTTGACAATtgacatataaaattttaaatttatctgatataatatataatacaaattttttttaaaaattaataggtATTGGCGTAAAGGATGTACATTATCGAAGAATTCAAAGTGCAGCTGCACACATTTGGCaacaaatgttaaaaattcctGATATCGCTGCTCACCTTAGAGAATATAAACATTCCAAAAAACAATCTGCAGAAACGCTTTTGTCACAAATTGGTGAATTTCATCTCCAAGCGAACCCATACAAATTACCATATGATTCTCAAACAAACACCCCTCTTAGTTGGTGGAGAATGTGTAAACCTACCCCCCCTTATATACAATTacttgcaaaaaaattattttctattgcTCCTCATGCAGCTAACTGTGAGCGAGTTTGGTCAATTTGTGGATGGATGACTGGAAAAAGGAGGACACGATTATCAGTAGAAAATTTAGAGGCTATGTCAAAAATCCACTCGTATTACATTACCAATAGTAAATctgaattaactaattatgGTAAAGATCGAACAACTGATGAAATTTGTGCCACTTTAAACAATGCTCGTCGTCATATTGAAGAATatgaaattgaagaatatGATGAGAAGCAAATGGAAGAAATGATCATGGCACGTTCatctgatgatgatgatgaacaaATTCCGCTTCAAGAATTAGAGATTTCAAAAGTACTTGATTTGGAATTAATGTTTGGAAATAAACTAGCGATGAATAAACAATTGGAAATTGATGATGAGCttaataagtttattcaaGAATTGGATAAGGAAGAAGATTTTGATCCAGATTCATtagttcaaaattttagttaatttgtattttgattaatataattgatacttgataataatgtaatgaaattaatataataaacttataaaacaataaaataatttttgatatatttcgGTATATAAGTTTCGGAATCGGGATTCGGGATTCGGAAAAATAAATGCATTTCCGAAACTATGTTTCGTATATATCGAAACCTAAAGAGTTTCGGGAGGTTTCGGTTTCGATACCCATGTTTAATTCACGCGACGTAATTTCAtacatttactttatttagtaTTAGTTTACATTGATAAGTAAATTACCATTTTAAAAGAggttattttgaatttaactaattaaatgAACAACTCATTATACTTTATCAGGAAACGTTAAAAGATTACcttaatatagttttattattagtattattccatttattttattcatttatctAAAGTTTTTACTAATGcaattaatatacaataaatattgttCTGGCATTTGATAGGTagtaacagaaaaaaaaatatagggATCGGTTAATAAATGACAGGGTAAGGCcacacaaattcaatttttcggttcacgtaacattgaaatttaaaattgaccCGGGAACCCgggtttaataaaaaaagtttatatataaaatcgtgaCATCTGATTGGTTGACTTTTAAAGGGGAgagtaattaaagaatttattttcgcTCCAGAAGTTCTCAGCCACGTGATAAACTTACTTCGCCAATCAAATTACGtattgatcacgtgataaactttttatataaacttttttttattgaaatttgaaaaagtgaccCGGCCGGGTGAAGTGAACTGAAAAATCGAATTTGTGTGGCCTAATATTACAATGTATGACAAGCGATAAGGTAAAAATGTATACGGATAAACGATAATAAACGATTGTGAACGATTAGTGATATTATGTATACGGATAATCAACGGTATATAACAaaaaactaacaaataataatgaaagacaatgataataaacgataataaacaataataaatagtgtGTTAGAAAAACAAAACGTATATAAGTAATGCGGCAAGTTTATTAACAATggaataaaatatgatattactgtcctataaaaatgaaatgtgtTAAATTCGTATTATATTTGTGTTCATATGTAAAAAGCGTTTAAAAAAGCACAATTTTGACCGATTTATgtcttattacaaaaaaacaaaaattatacggaatggtgcttttttagacatttattatatataagcACAAATCCTATACAAAACTAAAACCAACTAACTCAAACTTAGAACTAACTGAACTACTTCAACTGCACTTTCAACAACGGTCCTTTTTATACTGTTAAATTCTGGTGCAAATCTGACAATCTGTCTTTCGGACAGAATTGCCACCCGGCCAATATCATCACGCACCTGGCCAATTGTGGCTGTCTATACCACCCACCTTCCTACCGCTAAGCTTCCGTTTGTTATCTAATCactaaataactaaaaataactgAAAATAACTCAATGTAACAtagctaaaaataaataaaagataaaaataaataaaaaaaataaaaaaatataagaaaaaaatattccgtaacaatattaagtttttaataaaataaatttcgagATTTAGATAGTAACCTGAATGTTGATATTCTTTTGTCactaaaagattattatatgaataacGGAACTGAATAACAGATAATCAGATTATATGCCCAGTAATAGATGACgaagaataatattatttttctttcattttcgttaatttttttaatttgtaataattaattggcGATCTGTGAATCAggtgatgaaaatgataattcgacgaaaatttattaattaaaaaccgCATTTCTGAATGTGAAGTTGTTCACGAATTTCGCTAGCCAAATGTCTTAAAAAACGCCGTTttacttcaaaacttttagaaatttggatttatttCTCCAACATTACAGTTTTTATGTAATAACATTAATTGAATGAATTCTTTACACGTTGAAGCTGGTGAACTTGAAGAAGAGAACATCCAAAAGTCAATACCATACAAAATTGGATAAATACATAAGCCCGCGTTTTTAAAGAAAGAGTTACAGAACGTGATTTGGCTAATGAGTGCAAAAAAGTATTGAGTTAATCAGAATAAAAGTTGTTACAACTtagtttacttataaaataataaagtaaatatgcacaaaaatttggtgaaatgtaaaaaaatttcactttccGAAGACTTATTTACCTAATAACATATAGTAAATGCCGCGTGCCTCCAAGGTAAAGTTcgccaaaaaaaatattttacgcTTTGATGACtttgaaaataaaagtatgacgtatactttatatattgCTTGTTtctatttttagcaaattatgTTTAAGTTTTGTTACACCAGAAATTGTCAAAATCAGTGTATATTTGCGTCAAATTTatatgcaattttctctagTTGACTCGCGGATCGTCAATTAAAGTTAGAATACCAGCTTACGACCTACCTGCTCGACcattataaatctttttcttatttgtCGTTGTTTTTATcaccaaaatttattaatcgcGCCTCACTCCGTACTGCGccttaatttcaaattattaaaatattaaaagaagttCAACAAACTGATTACAAAATGCATTAATAATGCAAATTTTGTAGCACCAATCTAATTGAATTTTtctctctattttttttttttcaaatagtacggttagaatttcaaaaacaaaaaaattttatactattgaaAATCTTCCTTGCTTtcgtaaaaaatttcatgatcgTCAATACCGTATCGATCATGGAAAAATGACTTTTGTCGTCAAAATAGGGATTCATTAAAAATGGTTTCGGAAAAATGAGATTTTGgtaaaacaattataatattttatcaatggaaacatttaaataaatataaaataataaaaattatataataagtaataaataatatgtatgaCTGTGCCAGTGgtgtgatttattaatttttgtcaaaaaaattaattacaaataaaaatatagagaTTATAtctaatttcataataataagatttcattaaatttcaaatattataaaaagaattaaagcaGTTTGCTCACACTTATATTTGGTGTTAAACAAAAccatctattaaaaaaaactatatattctgtttataatgtaaaataattaaaagtacCCATCACATTAAAACATATGCTAGAGAAGCTACAGCTTGTACTTCCTCAAAAGAGCCTGGATGGAAGCAGAAACTCaactttttagaaaaattttcttgctTAATAGGGAAGGTGaaatgatttttgaaaaataaaaaatcatctgaGAAGTGATCATCATATTTTGCTATTAGCTCAAATACTTGTATTGGATTCCCATTTGTTGAATATGTTGTCATTCCAGCTACAAGTTGAAAAGACTTATGTGGTGGCACTAATAAAACAGGTGCTGAACATGCGAATATACTTTCATGATCATTGTCCCATAATTGAGCACTTTTATCGTCAACACAGAATGCATCATTTGAGTCAATATCAACACAAGATTCGCCATCTCCACAGCTAAAATTAGTATCTACAGCTGTGCCTGGATGATCAAAAGATTCACATGAAACCCTCACTGATTTTCTTGTAGCACAAGCGGAGCTTTTATATTTAGCATTTTTAGGATCAGTGCATTTAGGCCTAGCGGATACAAAACCATCAGTGCTAAAAGTctgattttgtaaatttactaCAGGTATTCCTACTACAGCTGAaaccaaaaagaaaatatatataatatataattgagCAAACATATTCTGAGAATGATATGGAAAGAAAAGTGaagtttttaatttgtttttgtaaaaaaaaaataaagaaaatgaatattattttttacagtGATATTTTCATGccattatttatacattttacctataaaaaatcttatccGTAAAAAAGAGCCTTTTATTAATTCCTGaaccggaaatatgagccttttacggaaaaaagatcAACTTTTCTTACAGGGCATGGAGCAAATTCCCGTCACGTATGTCGATCCTATTCATGGTGTATTGTAATATATGTGATCGACAACGTGCATTTCGGGATTCATATTTTGCGGGTATGATAAACaaatcctttatttttttttctattaaatatagTTAAGATAtttaaccctataaaaaagaaatgtgtTAAATTTAGATGTTCATGTATAAAAAAGTCcaaaaaagcaccattttgtccgattttgttttattacaaaaaaacaaaaattaaacaaaatggtgcttttttagatatttactGTATTACATACACATGAgcacaaatattaaataaatttaattcatttcgTTTTTAATGGgtaacatttaattatttttttcattgatcgatcaattaaaaaataatttaattatattttgtaattccaCGAAACCTGATTAATAAATTGCATTGCGAAATTTTTCagaaactagaaaaatgatcatttatcgctcggaaatttttttttataggaagttattaaaaaaaattaattaaaaaaatgacatAATATTATTCCGTTGATCAATCGGGTTTCGAACCTATGTTTATTAATTAGGCCATCCAAATTAGGGCATCCTGACTATAAAtgtaacaatatattttaggACCTAAATATAGTATTTTAGGTACACATTGCCTATAAATGCacaataaaataagttaaatattcATCTTACAAATTCGCAACACGAAATTTCGTCAAAGGACTTTTTACCGAAGTCATTTCGCtgaactaaaaattttaaattatatttttccaaatattcatATGATATTTACGTTACtaaaaacattataattaatattgggTATTGCTAAACATCACCGGGGGtgaaattatgatgtaatgctggccaatattttattagatttttaattctggtcgAAAGCACATCATAATGCTGGTACGGTGACCATCCTTACATTACGacaaattagtaaatatttgcgttaaatacttaaatttataaataattttctctaGTTGACTCGCGGATCGTCAATTAAAGTTAGAATACCAGCTTACGCCCTACCTGCTCGACcattataaatctttttcttatttgtCGTTATTTTTATcaccaaaatttattaattgcgCCTCACTCCGTACTGCGccttaatttcaaattattgaaatattaaaagaagttCAACAAACTGATTACAAAATGCATTAATAATGCAAATTTTGTAGCACCAATCTAATTGAATCTTTTCTCtctattttttattccaaataGTACGGTTAGAATTtcgaaaacaaaaaaattttataccattGAAAATCTTCCTTGCTTtcgtaaaaaatttcatgatcgTCAATACCGTATCGATCATGGAAAAATGACTTTTGTCGTCAAAATAGGGATTCATTAAAAATGGTTTCGGAAAAATGAGATTTTGgtaaaacaattataatattttatcaatggaaacatctaaataaatataaaataataaaaattatataataagtaataaataatatgtatgaCTGTGCCAGTGgtgtgatttattaatttttgtcaaaaaaattaattacaaataaaaatatagagaTTATAtctaatttcataataataagatttcattaaatttcaaatattataaaaagaattaaagcaGTTTGCTCACACTTATATTTGGTGTTAAACAAAAccatctattaaaaaaaactatatattctgtttataatgtaaaataattaacataaaaaaagtACCCATCACATTAAAACATATGCTAGAGAAGCTACAGCTTGTACTTCCTCAAAAGAGCCTGGATGGAAGCAGAAACTCaactttttagaaaaattttcttgctTAATAGGGAAGGTGaaatgatttttgaaaaataactTATCATCTGAGAAGTGATCATCATATTTTGCTATTAGCTTAAATACTTGTATTGGATTCCCATTTGTTGAATATGTTGTCATTCCAGCTACAAGTTGAAAAGACTTATGTGGTGGCACTAATAAAACAGGTGCTGAACATGCGAATTCACTTTTATGATCATTGTCCCATAATTGAGCACTTTTATCGTCAACACAAAATGCATCATTTGAGTCAATATCAACACAAGATTCGCCATCTCCACAGCTAAAATTAGTATCTACAGCTGTGCCTGGATGATCAAAAGATTCACATGAAACCCTCACTGATTTTCTTGTAGCACAAGCGGAGCTTTTATATTTAGCATTTTTAGGATCAGTGCATTTAGGCCTAGCGGATACAAAACCATCAGTGCTAAAAGTctgattttgtaaatttactaCAGGTATTCCTACTACAGCTGAaaccaaaaagaaaatatatataatatataattgagCAAACATATTCTGAGAATGATATGGAAAGAAAAGTGaagtttttaatttgtttttgtaaaaaaaaataaagaaaatgaatattattttttacagtGATATTTTCATGccattatttatacattttacctataaaaaatcttatccGTAAAAAAGAgccttttattaatttctgaaccggaaatatgagccttttacggaaaaaagatcAACTTTTCTTACAGGGCATGAAGCAAATTCCCGTCACGTATGTCGATCCTATTCATGGTGTATTGTAATATATGTGATCGACAACGTGCATGTCTGGATTCATATTTTTGCGGGTATGATAAACaaatcctttatttttttttctattaaatatagttaaccctataaaaaagaaatgtgttaaatttgGATGTTCATGTATAAAAAAGTCCaaaaaaagcaccattttgtccgattttgttttattacaaaaaaacaaaaattaaacaaaatggtgcttttttagatatttactGTATTACACATGAgcacaaatattaaataaatttaattcatttcgtttttatttggtaccatttaattatttttttcattgatcgattaattaaaaaataatttaattatattttgtaattctaCGAAACCTGATTAATAAATTGCATTGCGAAATTTTTCagaaactagaaaaatgatcatttatcgctcggaaatttttttttataggaagtcattaaattaattaaaaaaatgacatAATATTATTCCGTTGATCAATCGGGTTTCGAACCTATGTTTATTAATTAGGCCATCCAAATTAGGGCATCCTGACTATAAAtgtaacaatatattttaggACCTAAATATAGTATTTTAGGTACACATTGCCTATAAATGCacaataaaataagttaaatattcATCTTACAAATTCGCAACACGAAATTTCGTCAAAGGACTTTTTACCGAAGTCATTTCGCcgaactaaaaattttaaattatatttttcctaatattcatatgatatttacgaaaattttgttatgatactaaaaacattatttaaaataactagtttaaaataatttattgctaAACATCACCGGTGGATGTAATGCTGGccagtattttattagatctttaattctggccgaaagtACATCATAATGCTGGTACGGTGACCATCACCGCCTGTGAGCTT is a genomic window of Rhizophagus irregularis chromosome 7, complete sequence containing:
- a CDS encoding uncharacterized protein (SECRETED:cutsite_VVG-IP; SECRETED:prob_0.7058); SECRETED:SignalP(1-19), producing the protein MFAQLYIIYIFFLVSAVVGIPVVNLQNQTFSTDGFVSARPKCTDPKNAKYKSSACATRKSVRVSCESFDHPGTAVDTNFSCGDGESCVDIDSNDAFCVDDKSAQLWDNDHESIFACSAPVLLVPPHKSFQLVAGMTTYSTNGNPIQVFELIAKYDDHFSDDFLFFKNHFTFPIKQENFSKKLSFCFHPGSFEEVQAVASLAYVLM
- a CDS encoding uncharacterized protein (SECRETED:cutsite_VVG-IP; SECRETED:prob_0.7058); SECRETED:SignalP(1-19); translation: MFAQLYIIYIFFLVSAVVGIPVVNLQNQTFSTDGFVSARPKCTDPKNAKYKSSACATRKSVRVSCESFDHPGTAVDTNFSCGDGESCVDIDSNDAFCVDDKSAQLWDNDHKSEFACSAPVLLVPPHKSFQLVAGMTTYSTNGNPIQVFKLIAKYDDHFSDDKLFFKNHFTFPIKQENFSKKLSFCFHPGSFEEVQAVASLAYVLM